The genomic window CTGCAGCGTATCGAGACGCCCGTTGAGGCCGATCTCAAGGTTCTCGTACTTGTCCCTGCCCTGTCCGTGGACGAGCAGGGACCTCATCCGTGCAGCCAGCCGGCCGTCGCCCGTAAAGATCATACCGCCGTCCCCGTATGCTCCGAGGGGCTTGGCGGGGAAGAAGGACGTACAGGCGATTTCGGCCAACGCGCATGCTTTCCGGGCCTTGTACTCCCCTCCGAAGGACTGGGCGGCGTCCTCGATCACGACGAGCCCCCCATCCGCGGCCAGGGCATTGATCCGGTCGTAGTCGGCTGGAATGCCGAAAAGGTCTACGGGCATGACGGCCTTCAACCGCGGAGGCTTGGCGTAGTCTCCGGCCGGCAAGGGATGAAGGGATGCATCCCATTCCGTTGCGGCTCGAATCACCCGTTCCAGGGCGGCAGGGTCCATGTTGAAGGTGAGCGAATCGATATCCGTGAAAACGGGGATGGCGCCGGCCAGCATTATGGCCTCGGCGGTGGCCGTGAACGTAAAAGGCGAAGTGATCACCGCATCCCCGGAACCGACGCCGCAAGCCATCAACGCCAGAAGAAGCGCATCGGTACCCGAGGAACAGCCGACGCCGTGCGCCACCCCGACGTATTCGGCCAGCTTCTTTTCAAGCATGGCAATTTCCGGCCCCATGATGTACTGACCGTGATCGAGGACGGCATGGATACGGTTTTCGATTGCCTTTCTGATGCGTTTTTGCTGAGCTCCCAAATCGATGAATCTCATGCGGACCTCGTTTCGCCCCGGGGCTTGGTGAGTGAACAACAACAATCGGAAAAGGCGCGCGGCGGAACAGGGAACGAACATGCCGTCCGGCGACAAGAGTTGCTATACCTGCATTGTGAAAGAAGTTCAACACATTCCGAACGGGTCGCTCCGCCACTTTGACAAGTCAATCGAGACACAATGGGGTATAATGGCAACGCAAAAACACAACGGAACCGCAGGCAAGCCTCCTCACCGCGGAGTCGATCGTTCGCGCGCCGCCCGGATTGCGACGCAAACGCCCGGACCCGCGTTGAGGACCGGACGAGTCGTCGGCCGGCTTGCGTGCACTGATGTCTGCACCGCCTTTTTTTGAAAAAAAAGATCCGATGATGAGAGACCCCTCCGAGATCAAGCACGTGTGCATTCACGGCCATTTTTATCAGCCGCCCCGCGAAAACCCCTGGCTGGAGGAGATCGAACGGGAAGACAGCGCGGCCCCGCACCACGATTGGAACGAACGGATCAACGCGGAATGCTACCGCGCCAACGCCGCCGCGCGCGTGGTGGACGAAAAGAACCGCATCCTGAACCTGTACAACAATTACGGCCGCCTCAACTTCAACTTCGGACCGACACTGCTCAACTGGCTCGAAAACCACGATCCGTGGGTCTACCGGACCATTCTCGATGCCGACCGCGAGAGTGCGGCACGGTTCGGCGGACACGGCAATGCCATCGCCCAGGCATACAATCATATCATCATGCCCCTGGCCAATCGTCGCGACAAGCTCACCCAGGTATTGTGGGGAATTCGCGACTTCAGCCGGCGCTTCGGCCGCCATCCGGAGGGAATGTGGCTGCCGGAAACGGCGGTTGACCGCGAGACTTTGGCAATAATGGCGGATGCCGGCATCAAATTCACTATTCTGTCACCTTCCCAGGCGGCGCGATGGCGCTTCATCGGAAGCGGGTCCGACTGGACGGATGCCTCAAACGGAAAGATACCGACCGGTCGCGCTTACCGATGCCTGTGCGGCCGCGGGAAACACATCCATCTGTTCTTTTTCGACGCCGCCATTTCCCGTGGAATCGCTTTCGAACAACTGCTCGGGCACAGCAGCAGCCTTCTTTCGAGAATGGATGCCGCGTTCGCGGATCGCGACCGGAAACCCGGTGAGCCATGGCTCGTGCATACCGCCACCGACGGAGAATCCTACGGACATCATTTCAAGTTCGGGGACATGGCCCTGGCCGCGGCCTTCGAAAAAATGGACCAGGACCCCTCTACCCGAATCGTGAACTATGCGACCTTCCTCGCCTCATTTCCGGTGACGGCCGAAGTGGAGATCGTCGAAAACACCGCCTGGAGCTGCGCTCATGGGGTGGGCAGATGGGAGCGGGACTGCGGTTGTCACATCGGGGGCGGACCGGGATGGCATCAGCGGTGGCGCGGGCCGCTTCGGAAGGCCCTGGATCAGCTGCGCGACACGCTGGCACGGCATTACGAGCACCAGATGCAGCCCCTCTGCCCGGATCCGTGGAAGGCCCGTGATGAATACATCGACGCATATCTCGACCAGGAACATCTCCTGGAGGCGTTCATCGAGCGCCACATGCGCCTCAGCTCGGACTTCAGCTCCATCCACCGCTTTCTGCGGCTCCTGGAGATGCAGCGTCACGCCATGTTCATGTACACCTCCTGCGGATGGTTCTTTGACGACATCAGCGGCCTGGAATCGTTATTGATTCTGCGTCATGCCGCGCGCGCCATCCACCTGGCGGAAGAAACCGGAGCCGCGTCCCCGGAGGCCGCGTTTCTGCACACGCTCGAACAGGCCCACAGCAACCTGCCCGAGCACGGGAACGGGGCGGACATCTACTTGAACACCGTCAAGCCCGGCATCCTCCGGAAGGATCGCATCGCCGCAAACTACGCCATCCAGTCGTTGGCCGGATCGTCCCGGCGGCGATTCAGCTTTTTCGGCTGCGACGTCCTGCCGCAGCAGGAGGAAGACCTGGGCCGCAGCCCCGTTCCCTGTCGCTTCGGCCATGTAAAGATCAAGGCGGGCCGAACGTTGGAAGAGGAGGATTTTCTTTACGCGGTCCTGCATTTCGGAGGCCTGGATTTCCGATGCTCGGTGAAGCGGTACGAAGACGACTCCGAATTCAAATCGATTCTGAAAGCCTTGCAGCAGGCGGTCGAAGGACATCATACGGTCCTTATGGTGCGCATCCTCGACGAGCGGTTCGGAGCGGATTATTACAGTCTGCACGATGTTTCCAGAGACTTGAGGACGTCCATCGCACTCCAGGTAAGCCGCAAGACCTTTGCTTCCTTTGTCGAACTGCAGCGCACCCTGTACCAGGCCCATCAACCCCTGCTGACTTCGCTCCGACAGTGGGGCATCAGGATACCCGCCGATTTGCGGGTCGCCGTGAGGCGGGTGCTCACCGATGAAGTCAAGGATCTCATCCGGGACATCATCAAGGCCGAAAACGATGCGAGCCGCGAAGAATACGACTGGCAAGCCACCGACTTCAGCTTCCGGGCGCATGTCAGCCATCTCCAGTCGCTCATCCAGGACGCGAAGTCGTGGGGGACGGCGCTGCAACTGGAAGCCGCATCGATCGATCTGGGCGGCGCCCTCGTCGAGGCCTTCGAGCAACTCGACAGGCGTCCGTCTTCCCGTGCGGCGGGGAGAGCGGTGCGGCTGCTGGACGTGTGCCGGGTG from Syntrophobacter fumaroxidans MPOB includes these protein-coding regions:
- a CDS encoding DegT/DnrJ/EryC1/StrS family aminotransferase translates to MRFIDLGAQQKRIRKAIENRIHAVLDHGQYIMGPEIAMLEKKLAEYVGVAHGVGCSSGTDALLLALMACGVGSGDAVITSPFTFTATAEAIMLAGAIPVFTDIDSLTFNMDPAALERVIRAATEWDASLHPLPAGDYAKPPRLKAVMPVDLFGIPADYDRINALAADGGLVVIEDAAQSFGGEYKARKACALAEIACTSFFPAKPLGAYGDGGMIFTGDGRLAARMRSLLVHGQGRDKYENLEIGLNGRLDTLQAAVLLAKFEIFPEERIMRERVAGQYSFFLDHDSSGVRVPKVPADCCSAWAQYSVLARDASHRALLQENLGKAGVPTAIYYPRPLHLQPAFSSLGYREGDFPVSEACSRRIFSLPMHPYLEPEDQERIARVILSA
- a CDS encoding DUF3536 domain-containing protein encodes the protein MMRDPSEIKHVCIHGHFYQPPRENPWLEEIEREDSAAPHHDWNERINAECYRANAAARVVDEKNRILNLYNNYGRLNFNFGPTLLNWLENHDPWVYRTILDADRESAARFGGHGNAIAQAYNHIIMPLANRRDKLTQVLWGIRDFSRRFGRHPEGMWLPETAVDRETLAIMADAGIKFTILSPSQAARWRFIGSGSDWTDASNGKIPTGRAYRCLCGRGKHIHLFFFDAAISRGIAFEQLLGHSSSLLSRMDAAFADRDRKPGEPWLVHTATDGESYGHHFKFGDMALAAAFEKMDQDPSTRIVNYATFLASFPVTAEVEIVENTAWSCAHGVGRWERDCGCHIGGGPGWHQRWRGPLRKALDQLRDTLARHYEHQMQPLCPDPWKARDEYIDAYLDQEHLLEAFIERHMRLSSDFSSIHRFLRLLEMQRHAMFMYTSCGWFFDDISGLESLLILRHAARAIHLAEETGAASPEAAFLHTLEQAHSNLPEHGNGADIYLNTVKPGILRKDRIAANYAIQSLAGSSRRRFSFFGCDVLPQQEEDLGRSPVPCRFGHVKIKAGRTLEEEDFLYAVLHFGGLDFRCSVKRYEDDSEFKSILKALQQAVEGHHTVLMVRILDERFGADYYSLHDVSRDLRTSIALQVSRKTFASFVELQRTLYQAHQPLLTSLRQWGIRIPADLRVAVRRVLTDEVKDLIRDIIKAENDASREEYDWQATDFSFRAHVSHLQSLIQDAKSWGTALQLEAASIDLGGALVEAFEQLDRRPSSRAAGRAVRLLDVCRVLGVTPELWKLQTLYFGMVRRGLTDPDWFAELLNARKFCGGLDKRLGCRFGEFLDALPESLSRDIVPLVSTKAVSRVP